The Candidatus Poribacteria bacterium genome contains the following window.
TTTTTACACGCGTTTCGACATATTTATATCTCTCACGTGACACCTCGATGTCCCTACAGTCTTGGTATCATTGGTGTCAAGAGCATCGCACAACTTAACTACGATCGCTCTGTTTCTCCGTTCAATATCCAAGATGAATTCGGTTTGGCTAATTTTACGCTTCCCCAAGTGCAAGAACTTTTCGGACAATACACCGCCGAGGTTGGACAAGTTTTCGCCCCGGAAGTCATTGAATCCATTCACACACAGACAGGCGGACAGCCTTTTCTTGTCAATCGATACGCACAGATACTCACAGAGGAACTGGACATCCCTAAAACCGAAGTAATTGCGATGGCGCACTTCGCAACAGCACATACCCAACTCCTTGACGAACGCAACACCAATATTGAACATCTTCTAACCAATATCCGCAAAGACCGCCGCTTTGAGACCCTCCTCATGCAAATCGTCTCTTATGAGAACAGCGTGCAATTCAATCCTGACAATGACATCATCAATGAACTCACTACTTATGGTGTCATCGCGAGAGGTGCTGACAGAAGATGTGAGATTGTCAATCCGATTTACCTGCACCGTATCATACAAGCGTTCAAACCGATAGTCAACGGACTGGAGCGCGATTACTTCCCCGAAGATACCGATGGATTTCAGTACCTCACCGACACTGGACAGATTCAGATGGAACGGCTCTTGGATAACTTCCGAGACTTTATTGCCCGCGCAGGCTTTAGGATCCTGCAAGTCCCGGAAACCCCTCAAGAGTTCATCGGACAGCACCTGCTCTTTGCCTATCTTGATCAGTTCATTACCAGCGTGAACGGGGCAATGTATATGGAAGTCCCAACCGGACGCGGTAGGATGGATCTGATCATTCTCCACAACCAGAGAAAATATGTCGTTGAAACAAAGATATGGAGAAGTGAAAGGGGTTATGCCGAAGGGAAGCAACAACTCGCGGCGTATCTATCAACAGAAGGCGTTGTGCGGGGTTACTACGTCGTGTTCGATCACCGCGAGGCACCGGAACCGCGCACAGAGACGGAGGCGATAGACGGCCTGACGATTCGGAGCTACGTCATTCCTGTGGTGCAAGAGCGGCCTTCAAGAGATGACGCTTGATAGCTGCCCCTTCTCTCCCATCTGCTATGAATCTTCAGCCTCAATCCGCACGGCGCAGAATTTTAACTCCGGTTGCTTAGACACCGGATCGAGCGCAGGATTCGTCACGTAATTCGCATTCGTTTCTGCATGGAAGAGATCGCCCCAATGGAACGGTGTGAAGAGCAAGCCTCGACGAATCGCCTCTGTGACACGTGCCTTCGCATAACACCTTCCACGTCGCCCAACAAGATAAACCCATTCACCGTCTTCAACATTGTTCTCTATAGCATCGTCCGGATGGATTTCCACAAACGGTTCCGGATCCTTACGCACCAGCTGCGGCACTTTGCCTGTACGGGTGCGGGTATGCCACTGGCTCTCAATCCGTCCCGTCGTCAATCCGAGCGGGAACGCCTCATTTACCTCCTCATCGGGTGGCTGATAGACCGGCGTTTTGAACTGTGCCTTTCCAGAATCGGTAAAAAACTTCGTGCGGACATATCGGCGCGCCGTACCCGGATGCCGTGGATGCGGACAGGGCCAGCGCAATGATGTCTTCGCGAGTCGTTCATTCGTCATTCCCATCTGATCACACGGTGTGCCTGCAGTCAGCATCCGATATTCGTCCCATACCTCCTCAGCAGTATAGAAGTCGAAATTCCGCTTGTATCCCATCGCTCTCGCGACCTGCGTGAATATCCACCAATCCGGCTTCGCTTCACCGGGTGGGGTCAGGAACTGATCGCTGCGGACGACGAGCCGTTCGCTGTTTGTCATTGTACCTCGCTTTTCGCCCCACTGCGCCGCGGGGAGCAGCACGTCCGCATACTCGGCAGTCTCTGTCGGGTAATAGCAATCCTGCACGATGACCAAGTCCGCCCGACGCAACCCTTCTTGCGAAACCTTTGTATCGGGCATGCTGACGGCTGGATTCGTGCAGGCGATCCAGAGTGCGCGAACCTTACCCTCAGCCGCCGCCTCAAACATTGGCACTGCCGTCAAACCCGGATTCGGATCAATGCTACCCGGTGGTACTCGCCACGCGCCTTCCAGATAGGCACGGTGCATATCATTAGTGACGACACGATAGCCGGGGAGTTGGTGCGACAGATAACCGACCTCTCTGCCACCCATCGCATTCGGTTGTCCCGTCAACGAAAACGGACCCGCGCCC
Protein-coding sequences here:
- a CDS encoding nitrate reductase; this encodes MQNSTGKAVCPYCGVGCVIQATVQDNKITRISADDDVAPNYGMLCPKGAHLKQVFQNHDGRLAYPMIRDRRGEPPRQVSWDEAIAFTANRLHEIRLEHGKDSIALYGSGQLDTETSYVFNKLFKGFLRTNNVDTNSRLCMSSAVVGYMQAFGSDGPPTCYDDIQHADVFLIIGANMAVNHPVLFQMIRKRRAVEPNTRIIAVDPRRTKTADFSDIHVPLAPGSDVAFLQLIAKRLLAVGRVNSRFIRRSTENFSAYENHLKSLDEDALLAACDIHPARIDEIVEYLSKPSRLLSFYCQGTNQSTSGVDKNVALINLHLQLGEVGKRGAGPFSLTGQPNAMGGREVGYLSHQLPGYRVVTNDMHRAYLEGAWRVPPGSIDPNPGLTAVPMFEAAAEGKVRALWIACTNPAVSMPDTKVSQEGLRRADLVIVQDCYYPTETAEYADVLLPAAQWGEKRGTMTNSERLVVRSDQFLTPPGEAKPDWWIFTQVARAMGYKRNFDFYTAEEVWDEYRMLTAGTPCDQMGMTNERLAKTSLRWPCPHPRHPGTARRYVRTKFFTDSGKAQFKTPVYQPPDEEVNEAFPLGLTTGRIESQWHTRTRTGKVPQLVRKDPEPFVEIHPDDAIENNVEDGEWVYLVGRRGRCYAKARVTEAIRRGLLFTPFHWGDLFHAETNANYVTNPALDPVSKQPELKFCAVRIEAEDS
- a CDS encoding AAA-like domain-containing protein, producing MRRFGTQGPVNPEQHYVVARTDELAEFIKRVKEGRYIVIFAPRQTGKTTFFQRAVEVLTAEDLTYFPIQLNFETYEDCTRSEFYDSLTKQIRKEVERIFQGRGEGFDKILKHFLDNAQITTHLSMMEFFEQLQELLKYAKVVLIIDEFDGIPRSALKGFLHAFRHIYISHVTPRCPYSLGIIGVKSIAQLNYDRSVSPFNIQDEFGLANFTLPQVQELFGQYTAEVGQVFAPEVIESIHTQTGGQPFLVNRYAQILTEELDIPKTEVIAMAHFATAHTQLLDERNTNIEHLLTNIRKDRRFETLLMQIVSYENSVQFNPDNDIINELTTYGVIARGADRRCEIVNPIYLHRIIQAFKPIVNGLERDYFPEDTDGFQYLTDTGQIQMERLLDNFRDFIARAGFRILQVPETPQEFIGQHLLFAYLDQFITSVNGAMYMEVPTGRGRMDLIILHNQRKYVVETKIWRSERGYAEGKQQLAAYLSTEGVVRGYYVVFDHREAPEPRTETEAIDGLTIRSYVIPVVQERPSRDDA